The window GGGCACGGACCCGGAGATCTCGTACACCCACACGAACTGCCCGTCGAAGTCCTCGCCCCAGCGCACGTCGTGCAGCGTGTTGTCTGGCACGAGGCCCATCGCCCGCCAGACCCGATCGGTCACGAGTGCGTCGACCGCGACGCCCTCGTCGGCCTCGTTGAAGTGCGGGAACGCTCGGCCCTCGTGCAGCACGCGGGAGCCGTCGCGCGATGTGACCGGCGGGCGCTCCGTGGTGTTGAGGATGCCCTCGGCGAGGTCGGACGCGGGCACCAGGTCTTTGAGACCCTGCTGGTACTGGATGCCGACGGCGTCGAGCCCGAAGTCGTCGGCGATGCGCAGCGCGGCGATGTACATCTTGAGCTGCCACTGCACCTGCTCGCGCGTGAGCTCGGTCGCGGCGTCGTCGCCGTAGCGGAAGGTCATGCCGTGGTCGATCAGCCAGTCGTACGCGGCGTCGGCCTCGTCCTCCGTCACGGTCAGCATCTCGGCGTACAGCGCCGACTGCGACAGCCGCTCCTTGTAGATGCCGGTGTGGTTGAGCAGTTCGTCGTCGAAGATCGCGTTGTACATGCCCATGCAGCCCTCGTCGAACACGCCGATGATGGCCTTGTCGGCGCGCAGCTGCGCGGCCAGGGCCTCACCGAGCTGCTTCTCCGGGCTGTCCGCCAGCGCGGGCAGCGGACGCACGTGCGACTGGTCGTGCGTGATCGCGCCGGTCTCGGTCCACTCGCGGATGCCGTCGATGAACCAGTCGTCGGTGTAGTCGACCGACCAGGTGGTGGCGTAGGGCTTGCCCATCTTCGTGAGCCCGGCGTTCAGGCCGAGCAGACCGACCAGCCCCGGCCAGTCACCGGCGAAGTTGGCGACCGTGAGGATCGGGCCCTCGTGCGTGCGCAGCCCGGCGAGCACGTGGTGCGAGTACTGCCAGTTGGCGATCGCGACCACCAGCGGGGCATCGGCCGGGATGTCGCGGAACACCTCGAGGCCCATGCGCTGGCTGGAGATGAAGCCGTGACCGGTCTCGGGGTCGACGCCGAACGGCCGGATCACCTCCCAGCCGAGGTCGTTCAGCACGCCCGTCACACCCGCTTCGAGCTCCACCTGGGTCGGCCACCCGGCGACGTTCGCCGACTCGCGCAGATCGCCCGAGGTGATGAGGTACGCGGTCTTCGGTGCCGCGGTCGGGCGCGCGGCGGGCGCGGGCAGGGTGTACGTGGTCATGGTGCCTCCGGGGTCGGGGTGGTCGGGGTCGCGTCGCGCTGGTCCGCGGCGAGGTCGTGGACGACGGATGTGGTCCCCTCGTACAGCCGGACGTAGCGGTCGAACAGGGCGTCGTAGAAGGGGCGCAGCGCCGCGTCGGGCCGCACGGTCTCGGCGATCGGGTTCCAGTCGTCGATGGCGGGAGCAGCACCCGGGGTCGCGGTGGCTCCGGCGGCGAGGAACGCGGCGCCGTAGCTCGCGCCGATGGTCGTCTCGGGCACCTCCTGCACGAGTCCCGTGACGTCGGACACGATCTGGAGCCACAGGCGCCCCTGGGTGCCGCCGCCGACCGCGACGATGCGCCGGATGTCGGCGCCGGCGGCCCGCATGGTCTCGACGTTGTGGCGCACGCCGAGTGCCGTGGCCTCGAGCGCCGCGCGGTACAGGTCGCCGCGGGTGTGCTCCAGCGTGAGGCCGGCGATCACGCCCCGCGCATCCGGGTCCTGGATGGGCGTGCGCTCGCCCGCGAAGTACGGCAGCATCAGGAGCCCGCGGGCGCCGGGGCCGGACGTGGCGGCCTCGCCGAGCAGCTCCGGGTAGTCCGCGCCGGTGAGGTCCTTCAGCCAGGCGGTGAGCGCGCCGGAGGTCGAGAGTCCGCCGGCGAGGTTGCGCGTGCCGGCGAAGGCACCGGCGGTCGTCCACATCGAGGGCGTGCGCAGGGTCTCGGCGCCGGTCGCGACGAGGAACATCGTGGTGCCGTACATCAGCATCAGGTCGCCGAGCTCGTGCGCGCCCACGCTGACGGCCTCGGTCCAGGCGTCGATGGTGCCGGTGACCACGGGGGTGCCTGCGGGGATGCCGGTGGCGGCGGCGGCCGCGTCGGTCACGGTGCCCGCCACGTCGCCCGCCCACCGCAGCTCCGGGGCCTCGATCGTGCCCGCGTAGCGCTGCCACCACGGCTCGTGCCAGCGCTCGTGCTCGATGTCGTACAGGGGCGACACCTGACTGGCGGACTGGTGGTCGAGCACGTAGGCGCCGGTCAGCCTGCGGGCGAGCCAGGACGCGGGCATGTAGAGGCGGCGGGCGCGCGACCACGCCTCCGGTTCCTCGTCGGCGACCCAGGCGATCTTGGGGCCGCCGGCCTGCGACGTGAGCGTCGAGCCGCCCACGCGGGTGATGTCTTCGTCGCCCAGCTCCGCGGTCATCCGTGCGATCTGCGCGGTGGAGCGGGTGTCGACGCCGTAGAGGATGGCGGGACGGACGGGGTGGTCGTGCTCGTCGGCGAGCAGGATGCAGGGACCCATGCCGCTGACGCCGACCCCGGCCACCTCGGCTTCCGGCACTGCGGCCAGGAGCTCACGGGCCAGGCCGACGAACTCGTCCCACCAGACGTCGCCGTCCATCTCGACCCAGCCGGTGCGGGGGCGGCTCACCTCGTGCGCGCGCGTCGCGGTCGCGAGGATCGTCCCCGCCTCGTCGACGAGCACGCCCTTGCTGCTGGACGTGCCGATGTCGACACCGATGGTGCAGCGCATGGTCCTCCTCGACGCAGGGCGGCCGGTGATCCGACCTTTCGCCATGGTAAGCGAAATCGATTTCAAGCCGCAAGCCGATGCGTGGGCGTTTCCCCGGCAGAGCCCGCCCGTCCGCAGGGGCGTCAGGCGCGGGGCGTGCTCGCGGACTGCACCTCGTTGCGCAGCACCACCGTGCGCGCGGGCTGGGTGTCGCCCTTGATCCGCTCCAGCAGCATGCGCGCCGCCGTGACCCCCATGTGCCGCGCCGGGAGCCGGACGACGGTGACCGCCGTGGGCGAGAGCGTGGTGAAGGGCAGCGATCCGATCACCGCGACCCCGACCGCGGGCGGCGTGAGCCCCCGCTCGGTGAGCACCTGCAGGGCGCCGACCCCGATGAGGTTGTTGCCCGCGACCACCGCATCGGGCGGCTCGGGCAGCGCCAGCAGCTCCTCCATGGCCGCGCGGCCGCCGTCGACCCGGAACGTCGCGAAGCGCACGAGCTCGTCCAGGTCGAGGTCGGGCTCTGCGGCGGAGAGCGCGGAGCGCCAGCCGGCCGCGCGCTCGGCCGCGGTGTCGATGTGTTCGGGCCCGCCGATGTAGGCGATGCGACGGTAGCCCGCGGCGATGAGGTCTTGCGTGGCGGAGGTGCCGGCGGCCCGGTTGGCCATCACCACGCCGTCGATGTCGTACGTGGTGCTGCGGTCGACCGCGACGACGGGGCGCCCGGTGGCGAGGATGCCGCTCAGATCGCTGTGCTCGTCGGCGGTCGCGATGATGACGCCCGACATGTGCTCGGCGATCGCGATGCGCAGGTACGTGGCCTCCTTCTCCAGCTGGGCGTCGGAGTTGCACAGCACCACCGAGTACCCGGCCTCGGAGGCGACGTCTTCCACGCCGCGCGCCATCTCGGTGAAGTACGGGTTCTCGATGTCGGGGATGACGAGCGCGATGACCTCGGAGCTCTGGGTGCGCAGGGTGCGGGCCGCGCGGTTCGGCGTGAAGTGCAGCTGGGCGGCGGCCTCGCGCACCGCGGCCACCTTCTCCTCCGAGACGCTCGTGCCGTTGAACACGCGGGAGACCGTCGCGGGCGAGACGCCCGCGAGTTCCGCGACGTCGTAGATCGTGGCCATGCACCCTCACTGCCTGTCCGGTGGCCCCGGACGTGAAGCAACAGTATCGCGCGCTCGCGAGGTCTCTGGTGCATCGATCTGAAATCGATTACATTGGCGGCCATGACGCCTGCACCCTCCTCTCTGTCCACGCTCGCAGCGCTGCGCACCGTGCAGACCCGGTCCATCTCCCCCGAGAACTTCGACGGCTCGCCGGGCGGCGGCGGCCGCGCCACCGAGGGCACCGGTGCGGCGAGCGCGCGCGACCTCGGCCCCGGCTGGAAGATCTCCCCCAGCGTCGACATCCCGGCCGGAGAGACCTTCGAGCTCGCCGCGATCGAGGGTCCGGGCAAGATCACCCACATCTGGATCACCACCCACACCGACAACTGGCGCACCCTGCTGCTGCGCGCGTACTGGGACGGCGCCGCGGAGCCCGCGGTCGAGGTGCCCTACGGCGACTTCTTCTGCAACGGGTGGGGCGTGTTCGCGCAGGTGAACTCGCAGACCATCGCCGCGAACCCGCACGGCGGCTTCAACTCCTACTGGCCGATGCCGTTCCGCGACGGCGCCCGGCTCACGCTCGAGAACACGTCGACCGTCGACGTGCGCGTCTACTACCAGGTGACCTACGAGGTCGGGGGCGATCACTCCGACGACGCCTACTTCCACGCGCAGTGGCGACGCTCGGACCCGCTGGAGGACCGCACCCCGCACGTCCTGCTGGAGGGCATCGAGGGGCGCGGGCAGTACGTCGGCACCTACATCGCGTGGGGCGTGAACTCCAACGGCTGGTGGGGTGAGGGCGAGATCAAGTTCTACCTCGACGACGACACCGACCACCCCACGATCTGCGGCACCGGCACCGAAGACTACTTCGGCGGCGCGTGGAACTTCGACATCCCCGGCCAGGGCTACACCGCCTTCTCCACCCCGTATCTGGGGATGCC of the Microbacterium sufflavum genome contains:
- a CDS encoding fucose isomerase, with protein sequence MTTYTLPAPAARPTAAPKTAYLITSGDLRESANVAGWPTQVELEAGVTGVLNDLGWEVIRPFGVDPETGHGFISSQRMGLEVFRDIPADAPLVVAIANWQYSHHVLAGLRTHEGPILTVANFAGDWPGLVGLLGLNAGLTKMGKPYATTWSVDYTDDWFIDGIREWTETGAITHDQSHVRPLPALADSPEKQLGEALAAQLRADKAIIGVFDEGCMGMYNAIFDDELLNHTGIYKERLSQSALYAEMLTVTEDEADAAYDWLIDHGMTFRYGDDAATELTREQVQWQLKMYIAALRIADDFGLDAVGIQYQQGLKDLVPASDLAEGILNTTERPPVTSRDGSRVLHEGRAFPHFNEADEGVAVDALVTDRVWRAMGLVPDNTLHDVRWGEDFDGQFVWVYEISGSVPASHLGGWEHAEGWRQGHVFFPAGGATINGVSKPGEVVLSRVFIADGVLQADIFRASVVELPEEETHRRKDATNPEWPIAHVVLHGISRDQFMARHKANHAQLVYAPDAETADRALIAKAAMFDGMGIRVNLVGDVRV
- a CDS encoding FGGY-family carbohydrate kinase: MRCTIGVDIGTSSSKGVLVDEAGTILATATRAHEVSRPRTGWVEMDGDVWWDEFVGLARELLAAVPEAEVAGVGVSGMGPCILLADEHDHPVRPAILYGVDTRSTAQIARMTAELGDEDITRVGGSTLTSQAGGPKIAWVADEEPEAWSRARRLYMPASWLARRLTGAYVLDHQSASQVSPLYDIEHERWHEPWWQRYAGTIEAPELRWAGDVAGTVTDAAAAATGIPAGTPVVTGTIDAWTEAVSVGAHELGDLMLMYGTTMFLVATGAETLRTPSMWTTAGAFAGTRNLAGGLSTSGALTAWLKDLTGADYPELLGEAATSGPGARGLLMLPYFAGERTPIQDPDARGVIAGLTLEHTRGDLYRAALEATALGVRHNVETMRAAGADIRRIVAVGGGTQGRLWLQIVSDVTGLVQEVPETTIGASYGAAFLAAGATATPGAAPAIDDWNPIAETVRPDAALRPFYDALFDRYVRLYEGTTSVVHDLAADQRDATPTTPTPEAP
- a CDS encoding LacI family DNA-binding transcriptional regulator is translated as MATIYDVAELAGVSPATVSRVFNGTSVSEEKVAAVREAAAQLHFTPNRAARTLRTQSSEVIALVIPDIENPYFTEMARGVEDVASEAGYSVVLCNSDAQLEKEATYLRIAIAEHMSGVIIATADEHSDLSGILATGRPVVAVDRSTTYDIDGVVMANRAAGTSATQDLIAAGYRRIAYIGGPEHIDTAAERAAGWRSALSAAEPDLDLDELVRFATFRVDGGRAAMEELLALPEPPDAVVAGNNLIGVGALQVLTERGLTPPAVGVAVIGSLPFTTLSPTAVTVVRLPARHMGVTAARMLLERIKGDTQPARTVVLRNEVQSASTPRA
- a CDS encoding glycoside hydrolase family 172 protein, which produces MTPAPSSLSTLAALRTVQTRSISPENFDGSPGGGGRATEGTGAASARDLGPGWKISPSVDIPAGETFELAAIEGPGKITHIWITTHTDNWRTLLLRAYWDGAAEPAVEVPYGDFFCNGWGVFAQVNSQTIAANPHGGFNSYWPMPFRDGARLTLENTSTVDVRVYYQVTYEVGGDHSDDAYFHAQWRRSDPLEDRTPHVLLEGIEGRGQYVGTYIAWGVNSNGWWGEGEIKFYLDDDTDHPTICGTGTEDYFGGAWNFDIPGQGYTAFSTPYLGMPQVIRPDGLYVSQQRFGMYRWHVLDPIHFTTGIPRVDIQALGWRSGWRYLPLRDDIASTALFYLDRPTARRPRTPSADDLEVHLGSAAVPDIGASPSRPPQG